From a region of the Paenibacillus segetis genome:
- the fucU gene encoding L-fucose mutarotase codes for MLKGISSLISPELIKILMEMGHSDEIVFADGNFPAASHAQRLVRCDGHGIPELLNAVLPLLPLDTYVDHPVSLMAVTPGDKVETPIWQEYKQIVSHFHLVDDVFEEVERFAFYERAKKAYAIVSTGEKALYANMILKKGVISQ; via the coding sequence ATGCTAAAAGGAATTTCTAGCTTGATATCACCAGAGTTGATCAAAATATTGATGGAAATGGGCCACTCGGATGAGATCGTATTTGCCGATGGCAACTTTCCTGCAGCCAGTCACGCTCAGCGCCTTGTACGCTGTGACGGGCACGGAATACCAGAGCTACTGAATGCAGTTCTACCGCTTCTTCCTTTGGATACCTATGTGGATCATCCTGTGTCGTTAATGGCCGTTACGCCAGGCGATAAGGTAGAGACACCGATTTGGCAGGAGTATAAGCAAATTGTGAGTCATTTTCATTTGGTAGATGATGTGTTTGAGGAAGTAGAACGGTTCGCTTTTTATGAGCGGGCTAAGAAAGCATACGCGATTGTATCGACAGGTGAGAAGGCGCTTTATGCAAATATGATTCTGAAAAAAGGCGTTATCTCTCAGTAA
- a CDS encoding L-fucose isomerase codes for MIENTYRWRDGFPKIGIRPTIDGRRRGVRESLEVQTMNLAKAVAKLLSEQLRYPNGEPAQCVIADTCIGGIAEAAAAAKKFKTAEVGLTITVTPCWCYGTETMDTDPSLPKAVWGFNGTGRPGAVYLAAVLSAHAQKGLPAFGIYGEDVQDEGDDRIPADVQEKLLRFARSGLAVACMKDQAYLSMGSVSMGIAGSIVNDTFFQEYLGMRNEYIDMSEFTRRLEEGIYDPEEYEKAFAWVKENCKEGPDNNPEHLQTSRERKDWEWETVVKMTLIARDLMIGNPRLAELGFGEEAQGHHAIASGFQGQRQWTDHSPNGDFLETILNSSFDWNGKRSPYMVATENDSLNGIGMLFGYLLTNTAQIFADVRTYWSPDSVERVTGHKLEGRAANGLLHLINSGSATLDGTGEQMKDGKPAMKPFWEISDEEVDNMLKATQWRPASVEYFRGGGFSTDYLTRGEMPMTMARLNLVKGLGPVLQIAEGYSVELPEHVHETLDNRTDPTWPTTWFVPNLTDNGAFTSVYDVMDNWGANHGVISYGHIGADLITLASILRIPVSMHNVPKEKVFRPRAWGLFGTEQAENADFRACQNFGPLYK; via the coding sequence ATGATTGAAAACACTTACAGATGGAGAGACGGATTTCCTAAGATTGGGATTCGACCAACAATAGATGGCAGAAGAAGAGGTGTACGCGAGTCGCTTGAAGTACAAACCATGAACCTAGCTAAAGCTGTAGCAAAATTGCTATCGGAGCAGCTTCGTTACCCGAATGGAGAGCCGGCCCAGTGCGTTATTGCAGATACATGTATCGGTGGGATTGCTGAAGCAGCTGCGGCCGCTAAAAAATTCAAAACCGCAGAAGTAGGCCTGACAATTACCGTGACACCTTGCTGGTGTTATGGTACGGAAACGATGGACACGGACCCAAGCCTGCCAAAAGCAGTATGGGGATTCAACGGTACAGGTAGACCGGGAGCTGTATATTTGGCAGCGGTATTGTCTGCTCATGCTCAAAAGGGATTGCCTGCCTTTGGTATTTATGGCGAGGATGTTCAGGACGAAGGGGATGACCGTATTCCGGCTGATGTGCAAGAGAAGCTGTTACGATTTGCTCGTAGCGGATTAGCGGTTGCTTGTATGAAAGATCAAGCTTACTTGTCTATGGGTTCGGTATCGATGGGTATTGCAGGTTCTATCGTGAACGATACATTCTTCCAAGAATATTTGGGCATGCGCAATGAATATATCGATATGAGTGAGTTTACACGCCGTCTGGAAGAAGGCATTTATGATCCAGAAGAGTACGAAAAGGCATTTGCCTGGGTGAAAGAAAACTGCAAAGAAGGTCCAGATAACAATCCAGAACATCTGCAAACTTCCCGTGAACGTAAGGACTGGGAATGGGAGACGGTTGTTAAAATGACGTTGATTGCACGGGACCTGATGATCGGCAACCCACGTTTGGCTGAGCTTGGTTTTGGTGAAGAGGCACAAGGTCACCATGCTATTGCATCCGGATTCCAAGGTCAAAGGCAATGGACGGATCACTCTCCAAATGGAGATTTCTTGGAAACGATCCTTAATTCTTCATTCGATTGGAACGGCAAACGCTCTCCTTATATGGTTGCAACTGAGAACGATAGCCTGAACGGAATTGGCATGCTGTTTGGATATTTGCTAACGAACACAGCGCAAATTTTCGCGGATGTGAGAACTTACTGGAGTCCTGATTCAGTAGAACGGGTAACAGGGCATAAGCTGGAAGGCCGTGCGGCTAATGGACTTTTGCACTTGATCAATTCAGGGTCAGCTACGCTTGATGGCACCGGAGAGCAAATGAAGGATGGCAAACCAGCTATGAAGCCATTCTGGGAAATTAGTGACGAAGAAGTAGATAACATGTTGAAGGCTACTCAGTGGCGTCCAGCATCTGTAGAGTATTTCCGCGGCGGTGGATTCTCAACTGATTACCTCACACGTGGCGAAATGCCGATGACAATGGCACGGCTCAACTTAGTGAAGGGACTTGGCCCAGTACTACAAATCGCAGAAGGCTACTCCGTGGAACTACCGGAGCACGTACACGAAACATTGGATAACCGTACGGACCCAACTTGGCCAACCACTTGGTTTGTGCCGAATCTAACGGACAATGGTGCTTTCACAAGCGTGTATGACGTGATGGACAACTGGGGCGCAAATCACGGTGTAATCAGCTACGGTCACATTGGGGCCGACCTAATTACTCTAGCTTCCATCCTACGTATTCCAGTAAGCATGCACAACGTACCTAAAGAAAAAGTATTCCGTCCACGTGCTTGGGGACTGTTTGGAACCGAGCAAGCGGAGAACGCCGACTTCCGTGCCTGCCAGAACTTCGGACCTCTTTACAAATAA
- a CDS encoding rhamnulokinase translates to MKQTPCVLAFDLGASSGRALIGEIVMDESGGPSQLRITEVHRFPNNAIQIGNHLHWDTPLLLQEIKNGILKAFQAGFEPESCAIDTWGVDFGLLDRNGELLGIPYHYRDHQTEGLVEEVSAFIGAERLFRESGLQFMPFNTLYQLYAMKKAGSPKLDLAETLLLTPDLFNYFLTGRKACEFSMATTTQLYDPGVGEWNTSLMEELGLPTSMFLEPVQPGTVIGELTDALCSELGVAKMKVIAVASHDTESAAAAVPASTSSYAYLVSGTWSLLGTAMTSPILDPAAMEYQFSNEGGADGTYHLLKNIMGLWIVQECKRKWEQQGTRHSFGDLVDLAEAAAPFHCLIDPDNLGFMNPDDMPEAIRSYCRETGQHVPLTVGEIIRCILESLALRYRQVLEQAEELTGSLFEGLHMVGGGIQNELLCRFTANALGRPVWTGPVEASAIGNMLVQLETCGHIGDLQDGIELVKSSFPINTYAPESQQEWSEAYARYMQIVKTPVQSKVNANNGK, encoded by the coding sequence ATGAAGCAAACGCCATGTGTGTTGGCTTTTGACCTGGGGGCCAGCAGTGGCCGGGCACTTATTGGTGAGATAGTTATGGACGAATCTGGTGGTCCAAGTCAATTGAGGATTACGGAAGTCCATCGATTTCCCAATAACGCCATCCAAATAGGTAACCATCTGCATTGGGACACCCCCTTGTTGTTGCAGGAGATAAAGAACGGAATCCTTAAAGCATTCCAAGCAGGATTCGAGCCAGAAAGTTGTGCTATAGACACTTGGGGGGTTGATTTCGGGCTATTAGATCGCAATGGCGAACTGTTAGGCATCCCGTATCATTATAGAGATCATCAGACGGAAGGCCTTGTTGAAGAAGTGTCGGCATTCATTGGAGCAGAGCGATTATTTAGAGAAAGTGGTCTGCAATTTATGCCGTTTAACACGCTTTATCAATTATATGCGATGAAAAAAGCGGGCTCTCCCAAGTTAGATCTGGCGGAAACACTTTTACTGACGCCGGATTTGTTCAATTATTTTCTAACCGGACGTAAAGCATGTGAATTTTCGATGGCGACCACAACACAGTTGTATGATCCCGGCGTCGGGGAGTGGAATACATCCTTGATGGAGGAGTTAGGATTACCTACTTCGATGTTTCTAGAGCCTGTTCAGCCAGGTACAGTGATTGGGGAACTTACAGATGCGTTATGCAGTGAACTGGGAGTTGCCAAGATGAAGGTTATTGCTGTAGCTTCACATGATACGGAATCGGCTGCTGCAGCTGTGCCAGCTTCCACTTCTTCGTATGCTTACCTTGTTAGTGGCACATGGTCGTTACTCGGGACGGCGATGACATCGCCGATACTTGATCCCGCTGCAATGGAGTATCAATTTTCCAATGAAGGCGGAGCAGATGGCACATATCATCTACTTAAGAACATCATGGGGCTGTGGATTGTACAGGAATGTAAACGGAAATGGGAACAACAAGGGACTCGCCACTCATTCGGTGATCTCGTTGATCTAGCCGAAGCAGCGGCACCATTCCACTGTTTGATTGATCCTGATAATCTAGGGTTTATGAATCCAGATGATATGCCAGAGGCCATCCGTAGCTATTGCCGAGAAACAGGGCAACACGTTCCCCTCACGGTAGGTGAAATCATTCGTTGCATACTAGAAAGCCTCGCGTTACGTTATCGGCAGGTGCTAGAGCAAGCGGAAGAGTTGACGGGCTCTCTTTTTGAAGGATTGCATATGGTTGGTGGGGGCATACAGAATGAGCTGTTATGTCGCTTCACAGCAAATGCGCTTGGACGTCCAGTTTGGACGGGACCTGTTGAGGCGAGTGCTATCGGTAATATGCTTGTACAGTTAGAGACATGTGGTCATATCGGGGATCTACAGGACGGTATTGAATTGGTGAAATCATCTTTCCCGATAAATACGTACGCACCAGAAAGTCAGCAAGAGTGGTCCGAAGCGTATGCGCGTTATATGCAGATTGTGAAGACACCAGTACAGTCGAAGGTCAATGCAAATAACGGGAAATGA
- a CDS encoding SDR family NAD(P)-dependent oxidoreductase, with product MRKTAFVTGADHGLGLALVEVLLGKGYQVIAGRYNPAESMLSKLQEQHKDALQTIELDIGNDASVKAAANWIKQQVRSLDLLINNAAILGDKEATITDELDTEEMLQVFNVNTLGTLRVTGALSGLLLNSSDKMIVNISSEAGSITNNYRQSWYAYCMSKAALNMQSSLVYNGLKDAGGQVLVIHPGWVQTYMQGVLDAEAVYTPMQSATRIVDIILDRLNRKQEDRQGLEYVDVEDQVIPW from the coding sequence ATGAGGAAGACAGCTTTTGTGACCGGAGCGGATCACGGGTTGGGTCTTGCACTGGTGGAAGTACTGTTAGGGAAAGGCTATCAGGTTATTGCAGGAAGGTATAATCCAGCAGAGAGCATGTTATCTAAGCTACAGGAGCAGCACAAAGATGCATTACAAACTATCGAGCTGGATATAGGGAATGATGCTAGTGTAAAAGCCGCTGCAAATTGGATCAAACAACAGGTTCGTAGTCTAGATCTGTTGATTAATAACGCCGCTATTCTAGGGGATAAGGAAGCTACGATTACCGATGAACTAGATACCGAGGAAATGCTACAGGTGTTCAATGTTAATACGCTAGGGACTCTTCGTGTAACAGGAGCGTTGTCAGGACTTCTTCTAAACAGCAGTGACAAAATGATCGTCAACATATCCTCGGAGGCCGGGAGTATTACGAACAATTATCGGCAAAGTTGGTATGCTTATTGTATGTCCAAGGCTGCGCTGAACATGCAGTCAAGTCTAGTATATAACGGCTTAAAAGATGCAGGAGGACAGGTGCTTGTCATCCATCCAGGCTGGGTGCAGACGTATATGCAGGGAGTGCTAGATGCGGAAGCAGTGTACACACCAATGCAGTCAGCGACTCGTATTGTAGATATCATTCTAGATAGGCTGAACCGAAAACAAGAGGATCGTCAAGGTCTTGAATACGTAGATGTTGAAGATCAAGTAATCCCTTGGTAA
- a CDS encoding acetate uptake transporter encodes MSSQSYQNVKIVSADPSAIGLFGLAIVTLVASSQKLEITSGLSYVVPWAIFLGAFAQLFACIQDAKHNNTFGMTAFGAYAFFWFAMGSSWLIKLGVFGPELASTIDVKQMGFAFLGYLVFTLFMTLGAMETHKVLFTIFVLIDFLFLGLTLDSFGVGGGVFHTVAAIAEMGIAIVSLYGCGAAVLNAHFGRVFLPVGAPFKIFKK; translated from the coding sequence ATGTCATCGCAGTCTTATCAAAACGTAAAAATTGTTAGTGCAGATCCTAGCGCTATCGGCCTGTTTGGACTGGCCATCGTCACGCTTGTGGCATCCTCGCAAAAGCTGGAAATTACTTCAGGACTCAGCTATGTCGTTCCTTGGGCTATATTTCTCGGAGCTTTTGCACAATTGTTCGCTTGCATTCAAGATGCTAAGCACAATAACACCTTCGGGATGACCGCATTTGGTGCATACGCCTTTTTCTGGTTTGCCATGGGATCCAGCTGGTTGATTAAACTCGGTGTATTTGGTCCTGAACTGGCGTCTACTATCGATGTGAAACAAATGGGGTTTGCGTTTCTTGGGTACTTAGTATTCACCTTGTTCATGACGCTGGGAGCTATGGAGACGCATAAAGTGTTGTTTACCATCTTTGTGCTCATCGATTTCTTGTTCCTTGGGCTGACCCTAGACTCTTTCGGAGTAGGTGGAGGAGTGTTCCATACGGTAGCAGCTATTGCTGAGATGGGAATAGCAATTGTGTCACTATATGGTTGTGGCGCAGCAGTATTAAATGCACATTTCGGTCGTGTCTTCTTGCCTGTAGGTGCTCCTTTTAAAATTTTTAAGAAATAA
- a CDS encoding class II aldolase/adducin family protein → MQNMDTRQELCKYARKIVDNGLVVGPGGNISARAGDKMYLSPSGFALEDIEPEQWVEVDIPSGEITDNGFRPSSEVLMHLYGYRQKPDMGAMVHTHPSHCIAFTLIEENLPMMFPDQAALVGRTAFIPYLIPTTDLLADAVAAKVNEASSILLGNHGLVTTGRNLREAYYRTQVVEESAKIYLSAKAAGTPVPLTDQEVADIAALESEDYRIKLLQKMK, encoded by the coding sequence ATGCAAAATATGGATACGCGCCAAGAACTCTGTAAATACGCCCGCAAAATCGTGGATAACGGTCTAGTCGTTGGCCCAGGTGGAAACATCAGTGCCCGGGCAGGGGACAAAATGTACCTATCACCAAGTGGTTTTGCACTGGAAGATATCGAGCCAGAACAATGGGTTGAAGTAGATATCCCGAGTGGCGAAATTACCGATAATGGGTTCCGCCCGTCTTCGGAAGTACTGATGCACTTATATGGATACCGGCAGAAGCCAGATATGGGAGCGATGGTGCATACCCATCCTTCACATTGCATTGCGTTCACATTAATTGAAGAGAATTTGCCCATGATGTTCCCGGACCAAGCTGCACTTGTGGGTAGAACAGCCTTTATCCCTTATTTGATCCCGACAACGGATCTGTTAGCCGATGCAGTTGCTGCAAAAGTAAATGAAGCCAGTTCGATCCTACTTGGAAATCATGGTCTTGTGACGACAGGTCGCAATCTGCGCGAAGCTTATTATCGCACACAGGTTGTAGAGGAGAGCGCGAAGATCTATTTGAGCGCAAAGGCAGCAGGAACCCCCGTTCCACTGACGGATCAAGAGGTTGCTGACATTGCAGCACTTGAAAGCGAAGATTACCGGATCAAGCTGCTACAAAAAATGAAATGA